A DNA window from Vicia villosa cultivar HV-30 ecotype Madison, WI unplaced genomic scaffold, Vvil1.0 ctg.000326F_1_1, whole genome shotgun sequence contains the following coding sequences:
- the LOC131626838 gene encoding histone-lysine N-methyltransferase ATX2-like — protein MAFPPDEPVGGLATEEDTTIDIHTTHGAPIRYLPLDHLYSSTSPCSGSSNVMSKKVKARKLTLTTATTPNHSEDDNNNNIHFNGEIEIDIDYPIDDDKKTTSTSMVVYTKPPLLYVYSRRRKRSSIPVSFRDSLLRRREEMDAERTVLKRRRIGNNELERLGIDWNALGKIDGPRLRECRNPIGNSGVDGRNNDNNKCSSAVKVPRLAPESYSMKRWVALSFDGADPKAFVGLKCKVYWPMDSKSYTGHVKSYDREANIHHIEYDDGDEENLTLSNENVKYHVSRNDMERLKLSYAKVRDSNVSDYDVEEMLALAASMDDCQDFEPGDIIWAKLTGYAMWPAVVLDESLASSCKGLKTFIGGRSVPVQFFGTHDFARVRLQQVKSFLNGLLTDLHSKCKKQSFIDGLEEAKRYLSAQKLPLEMIELRKRCTADNHNNIRGENGGCTDSGEDCVNDKGTWAALRNIDTFPYEVGDLQILSLGKIVGNSTAFRDGKSIWPEGYTAVRKFTSVTDPKVSVPYKMEVLRDPESRIRPLFRVTVDGGEQFNGYTPSTCWNQIYERIKKLEKVVSESSVADGDIESVYESGSDMFGFSNSKVAKLIKGLSKSKVSLKKSTCKSGSGLPLGYRQVHINWFDLDKCNVCHMDEEYETNLFLQCDKCRMMVHARCYGELEPVNGVLWLCKLCRSGAPPPPCCLCPLIGGAMKPTTDGRWAHLACAMWIPETCLADVKRMEPIDGLSRISKDRWKLLCSICGVSYGACIQCSNNSCRVAYHPLCARAAGLCVELESEDRLHLLSLDDDEDQCIRLLSFCKRHRQPSHENSVADERVQIIGQCSDYKPPPTSSGCARSEPYDYSGRRGRKEPEVLAASSLKRLFVENQPYLVGGYCQHGLLNALEPSGRGVCSKFFCSEQRLRTSMSDSADNILSVPEKYKYMKETFRKQLAFGKSRIHGFGIFAKHPYKGGDMVIEYTGELVRPSIADRREHFIYNSLVGAGTYLFRVDDGRVIDATRAGSIAHLINHSCAPNCYSRVISVNGDEHIIIFAKRDINQWEELTYDYRFFSIDERLACYCGFPKCRGVVNDTEAEERAATIYVPRSELVDWKGE, from the exons atggcATTCCCTCCCGATGAACCCGTCGGAGGACTCGCCACCGAAGAAGACACCACCATTGACATCCACACCACCCACGGCGCCCCCATTCGCTACCTCCCTCTCGATCATCTCTACTCTTCCACATCCCCTTGCAGCGGCTCCTCCAACGTCATGTCCAAAAAAGTTAAAGCTCGTAAACTCACCCTAACCACAGCCACTACTCCCAACCACAGCGAAGACGATAACAATAATAACATCCACTTCAATGGTGAAATCGAAATCGATATTGATTATCCGATTGATGATGATAAGAAAACCACGTCTACATCTATGGTGGTTTACACTAAACCGCCTCTTCTGTATGTTTACTCTCGGAGAAGAAAGAGGAGTTCGATTCCGGTGTCGTTTCGCGATTCGTTGTTAAGGAGGCGGGAGGAGATGGATGCTGAGAGGACTGTGTTGAAGAGGAGGAGAATTGGGAATAATGAATTGGAGAGATTAGGGATTGATTGGAATGCGTTGGGGAAAATTGATGGACCGAGGTTGAGGGAATGTAGGAATCCAATTGGGAATTCTGGTGTTGATGGGAGGAATAATGATAATAACAAGTGTAGTTCTGCTGTTAAGGTTCCGAGGTTGGCGCCGGAGTCTTACTCGATGAAGCGATGGGTCGC GTTGAGTTTTGATGGCGCCGATCCCAAGGCTTTTGTCGGATTGAAATGCAAG gtttACTGGCCCATGGATTCAAAATCATACACTGGCCATGTCAAAAGTTATGACAGGGAAGCCAATATACATCAT ATTGAGTATGATGATGGAGATGAGGAAAATTTAACTCTTTCAAATGAAAATGTAAAATACCATGTTTCTCGAAATGACATGGAACGCTTAAAATTGAGTTACGCCAAAGTTCGTGACAGTAATGTCTCTGATTATGATGTTGAAGAGATGCTCGCACTGGCTGCAAGCATGGATGATTGCCAAGACTTTGAGCCAGGGGATATCATATGGGCGAAGCTTACAG gTTATGCAATGTGGCCTGCTGTTGTCCTGGATGAATCACTTGCTAGCAGCTGTAAGGGTCTAAAAACATTCATAGGGGGGAGATCGGTTCCTGTCCAATTTTTTGGCACCCATGACTTTGCAAG AGTTCGACTGCAACAGGTGAAATCATTTCTCAATGGACTTCTAACAGATCTACACTCAAAGTGCAAGAAACAGAGTTTCATCGATGGTTTAGAAGAGGCAAAAAG GTATTTAAGTGCACAGAAGCTTCCTTTGGAGATGATAGAACTGCGGAAAAGATGTACAGCTGATAACCATAACAATATAAGGGGAGAGAATGGAGGATGTACAGATTCTGGTGAAGACTGTGTAAATGACAAAGGGACTTGGGCAGCACTTCGAAACATTGATACTTTTCCTTATGAAGTGGGAGACTTGCAAATTCTAAGCCTTG gaaAAATAGTTGGAAATTCCACTGCTTTTAGGGATGGAAAATCCATCTGGCCTGAAGGGTACACAGCAGTGAGGAAATTCACTTCAGTTACTG ACCCTAAAGTATCCGTCCCTTATAAGATGGAGGTTCTGAGAGACCCAGAATCCAGAATCAGACCATTATTCAGAGTGACAGTTGATGGTGGTGAGCAG TTCAATGGTTATACGCCATCTACTTGCTGGAATCAAATATACGAAAGGATAAAGAAATTGGAAAAGGTTGTTTCTGAAAGTTCCGTTGCTGATGGTGACATAGAAAGTGTCTACGAATCCGGCTCTGATATGTTTGGTTTTTCCAATTCTAAAGTGGCTAAACTTATTAAG GGATTATCTAAGTCCAAAGTCTCTTTGAAGAAATCAACGTGCAAGTCAGGTTCCGGATTGCCTCTTGGTTATAGACAAGTTCATATTAATTGGTTTGATCTCGATAAGTGCAATGTGTGCCATATGGACGAG GAGTATGAGACCAATCTGTTTCTGCAGTGTGACAAATGTAGAATGATG GTCCATGCTAGATGCTATGGAGAATTGGAACCTGTAAATGGAGTGCTATGGTTATGCAAATTATGTCGTTCGGGTGCTCCTCCCCCACCATGTTGCTTATGTCCACTCATAG GTGGTGCAATGAAGCCTACTACAGATGGCCGGTGGGCTCATTTGGCTTGTGCGATGTGGATACCTG AAACTTGCTTAGCTGATGTCAAGAGAATGGAGCCTATTGATGGTTTGAGTAGAATCAGTAAG GACCGTTGGAAATTGTTATGCAGCATATGTGGTGTATCTTATGGTGCCTGCATCCAA TGTTCAAACAATTCTTGTCGCGTAGCGTATCATCCACTCTGTGCACGTGCAGCTGGTCTTTGCGTTGAG CTTGAAAGCGAGGACAGGCTCCATCTACTATCCCTAGATGACGATGAGGATCAGTGCATTCGCTTACTTTCTTTTTGCAAGAGACATAGGCAGCCATCTCATGAAAATTCTGTAGCCGATGAACGTGTTCAGATTATTGGTCAATGTTCAGATTATAAACCACCACCCACTTCATCTGGTTGTGCCCGAAGTG AGCCATATGATTACTCTGGTCGGAGAGGCAGAAAAGAACCTGAAGTACTTGCAGCTTCTTCGCTGAAACGTTTGTTTGTGGAGAATCAACCATATTTAGTTGGTGGATACTGCCAACATGGATTGTTGAACGCCCTAGAGCCTTCTGGCAGAGGAGTTTGCTCTAAATTCTTTTGTAGCGAGCAAAGGCTAAGAACGTCGATGAGTGATTCTGCAGACAACATACTTAGTGTTCCTGAGAAATATAAGTACATGAAGGAAACCTTCCGGAAGCAGTTGGCATTTG ggAAATCAAGAATTCATGGATTTGGCATCTTCGCAAAGCATCCATATAAAGGTGGAGACATG gtGATTGAATATACCGGTGAACTTGTTAGACCTTCTATTGCTGATCGAAGAGAGCATTTTATATACAATTCTTTGGTG GGTGCTGGAACATATTTGTTTCGGGTTGATGATGGAAGAGTCATTGATGCCACCAGAGCAGGAAGCATCGCTCATTTAATTAATCATTCCTGTGCA CCAAATTGCTATTCAAGAGTCATTAGTGTTAACGGGGACGAGCATATTATAATATTTGCAAAGAGGGACATTAACCAATGGGAAGAGCTTACATATGATTATAG ATTTTTCTCAATAGACGAGCGGCTTGCTTGTTACTGTGGCTTCCCAAAATGTCGAGGTGTAGTAAATGATACTGAGGCAGAAGAGCGAGCTGCTACCATATATGTACCGCGAAGTGAATTAGTAGATTGGAAAGGAGAATGA
- the LOC131626839 gene encoding dirigent protein 9-like — protein MANVFLYTTLCLFLLTTTFFIANSARILDEFDSQPQAIGNLPGPGTGAAAATPSGVGAGAGTGAGAVIFSGAGAAIPSATAIPQAGPITASPSGITPAASNTNTVTPGSGEVDPNADPSENELAPAEDIAPVGSPAIDETPEAEAPLPASPNVVTPVVTAKPVAKEPTLSFYMHDILGGSHPSARVVAGIVANTDVTGLPFSKLNNNLFPITGGIPLVNPKLNGIVTSNNLPNLVGLNAAQSSTVFKNSGTSNTVSGGNNQPFVSAGNLPGGFTIQKLMFGSATVIDDQLTEEHELDSSVIGRAQGFYLASSLDGTSKTIVLTILVHGEEHHDGVDDTISLFGIHRTASLESEVAVIGGTGKFENAKGYAAVETLLKEDQHTTDGADTILHFNIYLTE, from the coding sequence ATGGCCAATGTTTTCCTATATACTACACTTTGCCTCTTCCTCCTAACCACAACGTTTTTCATTGCCAACTCCGCAAGAATCCTAGATGAATTTGACTCTCAACCACAAGCTATAGGCAATCTACCAGGACCTGGCACCGGTGCTGCCGCTGCCACTCCTTCTGGTGTTGGTGCTGGCGCTGGCACTGGTGCTGGCGCTGTCATTTTTTCTGGTGCTGGCGCTGCCATTCCTTCGGCTACAGCCATACCTCAAGCAGGCCCTATTACCGCTTCGCCAAGTGGCATAACACCTGCCGCCTCAAACACTAACACAGTGACACCGGGATCCGGTGAAGTAGATCCCAATGCAGACCCTTCAGAAAATGAACTAGCACCCGCTGAGGATATTGCACCAGTCGGAAGTCCTGCCATTGACGAAACACCAGAAGCTGAAGCGCCACTCCCGGCTTCTCCTAATGTTGTAACACCGGTGGTGACAGCCAAGCCTGTGGCGAAAGAGCCTACGTTGTCTTTCTACATGCATGATATCCTCGGCGGATCACATCCATCGGCGcgagtggtagcaggaattgtaGCAAACACTGATGTAACCGGTTTACCGTTCTCCAAGCTCAACAACAATCTCTTCCCAATCACAGGAGGAATTCCATTAGTTAACCCGAAACTCAACGGAATTGTCACGAGCAACAATCTCCCTAACCTCGTAGGCCTCAACGCCGCACAATCTTCAACCGTATTCAAAAACAGTGGCACCAGCAACACTGTCTCCGGCGGAAACAACCAGCCGTTTGTTTCGGCAGGGAACCTACCTGGCGGGTTCACAATTCAGAAGCTCATGTTCGGTTCCGCGACAGTGATTGATGACCAGTTAACAGAAGAGCATGAGCTTGATTCTTCTGTGATTGGAAGAGCACAAGGGTTTTACTTAGCGAGCTCGTTGGACGGTACTAGTAAGACAATTGTGCTAACTATTTTGGTGCATGGTGAGGAGCATCATGATGGAGTTGATGACACTATAAGCCTGTTTGGCATTCATAGGACGGCGTCGTTGGAATCTGAGGTCGCGGTGATTGGTGGGACAGGGAAGTTTGAGAATGCTAAAGGATATGCGGCAGTTGAGACACTTCTGAAGGAGGATCAACATACTACAGATGGAGCTGACACCATTCTGCATTTCAATATCTATCTCACTGAGTAG